One region of Ammospiza caudacuta isolate bAmmCau1 chromosome 22, bAmmCau1.pri, whole genome shotgun sequence genomic DNA includes:
- the RCC2 gene encoding protein RCC2, with protein sequence MPRRKAAGPPWDAAGPGPQGGGRRRPGPQGGGRRRPRPSGGSSGGSSEEEAPRERRPRDGSPGARRPGRPGGAAAAAAAGPGGPGARGQSMVICEPEHSKERIKLEGSKSRGQLLIFGATNWDLIGRKEVPKQQAAYRNLGQNLWGPHRYGSLGGLRVRSVVSGPCAAHSLLITAEGKLWSWGRNEKGQLGHGDTKRVEAPRPIEALGSEAIVAAACGRNHTLALTESGSVFAFGENKLGQLGLGNQTDAVPSPTQILYNGQPISKLGCGAEFSMVMDCKGNLYSFGCPEYGQLGHNSDGKFIARAQRIEYDCELLPRRVALFVERTKDGQVLPVPNVVVRDVACGANHTLVLDSQKRVFSWGFGGYGRLGHAEQKDEMVPRLVKLFDFPGRGAAQIYAGYTCSFAVSETGGLFFWGATNTSRESTMYPKAVQDLCGWKIRSLACGKSSVIVAADESTISWGPSPTFGELGYGDHKPKSSTAAQEVKTLDGIYTEQVAMGYSHSLVIARDESEAEQEKLRKLPEYNPRTL encoded by the exons ATGCCCCGCAGGaaggcggcggggccgccctGGGACGCTGCGGGCCCGGGCCCTcagggcggcgggcggcggcggccgggtCCTcagggcggcgggcggcggcggccccggcccagcggcggcagcagcggcggcagcagcgagGAGGAGGcgccccgggagcggcggccgcgggaCGGCAGCCCCGGGGCCCGCAGGCCCGGCAggcccggcggggcggcggcagcggcggcggcggggcccggaGGCCCCGGGGCCCGCGGGCAGAGCATGGTGATCTGCGAGCCCGAGCACAGCAAGGAGCGCATC AAGCTCGAGGGCTCCAAGAGCCGGGGGCAGCTCCTGATCTTCGGTGCCACCAACTGGGACCTGATTGGCCGCAAGGAGGTGCCCAAGCAGCAGG CGGCGTACCGGAACCTGGGCCAGAACCTGTGGGGGCCTCACCGCTACGGGAGCCTGGGGGGGCTGCGCGTGCGCTCGGTGGTGTCGGGGCCCTGCGCCGCCCACAGCCTGCTGATCACGGCCGAGGGCAAGCTCTGGAGCTGGG GGCGGAACGAGAAGGGGCAGCTGGGCCACGGGGACACGAAGCGCGTGGAGGCGCCGCGGCCGATCGAGGCCCTGGGCAGCGAGGCCATCGTGGCGGCCGCCTGCGGCAGGAACCACACCCTGGCACTGACCG agagcggctccgtGTTCGCCTTCGGGGAGAACAAGCTGggccagctggggctggggaacCAGACGGATGCCGTGCCCAGCCCCACCCAG ATCCTGTACAATGGGCAGCCGATCTCCAAGCTGGGCTGCGGGGCCGAGTTCAGCATGGTCATGGACTGCAAGGGCAACCTGTATTCCTTTGGGTGCCCCGAGTACGGCCAGCTGG GGCACAATTCCGACGGGAAGTTCATCGCGCGGGCGCAGCGCATCGAGTACGACTGCGAGCTGCTGCCGCGGCGCGTGGCGCTCTTCGTGGAGCGCACCAAGGACGGGCAGGTGCTGCCCGTGCCCAACGTCGTGGTCAGGGACGTGGCCTGCGGGGCCAACCACACG cTGGTGCTGGACTCCCAGAAGCGCGTGTTCTCCTGGGGCTTTGGTGGCTACGGGCGCCTGGGCCACGCGGAGCAGAAGGACGAGATGGTTCCCAGGCTGGTGAAGCTCTTCGACTTCCCGGGGCGCGGCGCCGCCCAGATCTACGCGGGATACACCTGCTCCTTCGCCGTCAGCGAGACCG GTGGGTTGTTCTTCTGGGGCGCCACCAACACCTCCCGGGAGTCCACCATGTACCCCAAGGCCGTGCAGGACCTGTGCGGGTGGAAGATCCGCAGCCTGGCCTGCGG GAAGAGCTCCGTCATCGTGGCGGCCGACGAGAGCACCATCAGCTGGGGGCCCTCGCCCACCTTCGGGGAGCTG GGATATGGGGACCACAAACCCAAATCGTCCACGGCGGCACAGGAGGTGAAAACCCTGGATGGGATCTACACCGAGCAG gtGGCCATGGGCTATTCCCACTCTCTGGTGATCGCCCGGGACGAGTCGGAGGCGGAGCAGGAGAAGCTGCGGAAGCTGCCGGAGTACAACCCCCGCACCCTCTGA